One window of the Desulfobotulus pelophilus genome contains the following:
- a CDS encoding DUF3732 domain-containing protein: protein MNIRDIILYSHSGELRRIEFKIKGLNIITGRSSTGKSALSDIVEYCMGQSDFNIPEGPIRDKVSWYGVIYQFPGEQVLVAKPAPASNASSCSKAMIRRGANVEPPLFDELIQNSDDATVISLLSDLLGIPANRTDVPKEQSRASYAATIKHTYYYLFQKQGLIANKEQLFYRQNEPFLPQSIKDTLPILLGVAPDNRLEIDSKLRTARRELKIALKQLSDAQQFNEQLNVRALGLLSEAQQVGIFARGSLPETTNVALDILSEITRWKPSPVPDEDTRRISELEDDVVAIRKARAAANETLRATRLFAEKESGFTTEAQEQKSRLESIHALPTNPVTGDWQWPFAPENLDLDTPIGEFLIQELRSLDHELKTVVGERPHLEEFSQKIEAEIYELNQKLRIKEEELAAAIAANAAIAEMGNRNAAAARIVGRISLFLETYQPEDDIAALKKRIEELKKQVTHLEKDSGADDSEERLNSILNIISNRISRYVAELEAEFSEFSFRFDFNKLTVVADRPERPVPMNKTGGGANHLAYHLGALLSLHYFTSNNQKPLPSFLFIDQPTQVYFPSEQIYKAVSGSVEETERDSDLEKVRVLFAMLNKFATEEAKNFQLIVTEHANLRDEWFQDSIVEVPWTKPPALVPEEWEGVS from the coding sequence ATGAATATTCGAGATATTATTCTTTATAGTCATTCGGGCGAGTTGAGACGTATTGAATTCAAGATCAAAGGACTCAATATTATCACAGGACGCTCATCGACAGGGAAATCGGCACTCTCTGACATCGTCGAATATTGTATGGGACAAAGCGATTTTAATATCCCAGAAGGCCCTATTAGAGACAAAGTATCATGGTATGGTGTCATTTATCAATTCCCGGGTGAACAAGTTTTGGTCGCAAAACCAGCCCCAGCATCAAATGCTTCGAGTTGCTCAAAGGCGATGATTCGGAGAGGAGCTAATGTTGAGCCTCCACTGTTCGACGAACTCATTCAAAATTCTGATGATGCTACTGTAATTTCACTGCTCTCCGATTTGCTTGGAATCCCGGCGAACCGCACAGATGTTCCTAAAGAACAAAGCCGTGCATCATACGCAGCCACCATTAAGCACACATATTACTATCTTTTTCAAAAACAGGGGCTCATTGCAAACAAAGAACAACTGTTTTACAGGCAGAACGAACCTTTCTTGCCTCAATCTATCAAGGACACTTTGCCCATCCTTCTTGGTGTCGCACCAGATAATCGCCTTGAAATTGATTCTAAGTTACGCACTGCACGACGTGAGTTAAAAATTGCACTAAAGCAATTATCTGATGCCCAGCAGTTCAACGAGCAACTTAATGTTAGGGCACTCGGTCTTTTGTCAGAGGCTCAGCAAGTAGGAATTTTTGCTCGTGGATCTCTTCCTGAAACTACCAATGTCGCACTGGATATACTGTCGGAAATTACGAGATGGAAACCTTCGCCGGTTCCCGATGAAGACACTCGACGGATATCCGAATTGGAAGATGATGTAGTAGCCATAAGGAAAGCGAGGGCAGCAGCAAACGAGACCCTCCGTGCAACTCGATTATTTGCGGAAAAAGAAAGTGGTTTTACTACTGAGGCTCAAGAGCAAAAAAGCCGCTTAGAGTCAATTCATGCTTTGCCAACTAACCCCGTAACTGGTGATTGGCAATGGCCATTTGCTCCAGAAAATCTTGACCTAGATACACCTATTGGTGAATTTCTCATTCAAGAGCTTCGGTCGTTAGATCACGAGTTAAAAACCGTTGTTGGGGAACGACCTCACTTAGAGGAATTTTCTCAAAAGATAGAAGCTGAAATTTACGAACTTAATCAAAAGTTAAGGATCAAAGAGGAAGAGCTTGCTGCGGCAATTGCAGCAAATGCTGCAATTGCAGAAATGGGGAATCGAAACGCCGCAGCCGCAAGAATCGTAGGACGAATTAGCCTATTTCTCGAAACTTATCAGCCCGAAGACGATATTGCTGCTTTGAAAAAGCGTATAGAGGAATTGAAAAAGCAAGTAACGCATTTGGAAAAGGACTCAGGGGCAGATGATAGTGAAGAACGCTTAAATTCAATTCTCAATATTATCTCGAATAGGATCAGCCGTTATGTCGCTGAACTTGAAGCAGAGTTCTCTGAGTTTTCTTTTAGATTCGATTTCAATAAGTTGACTGTAGTGGCTGATAGACCTGAAAGACCAGTCCCAATGAATAAAACTGGAGGTGGAGCCAATCACTTAGCGTACCATTTGGGTGCCCTGCTTTCTTTGCATTATTTCACTTCGAATAACCAGAAACCTTTACCTTCATTTCTATTTATAGATCAACCAACACAAGTATATTTTCCATCGGAACAAATTTACAAAGCGGTTTCTGGCTCTGTTGAAGAAACTGAAAGAGACTCCGACCTAGAGAAAGTTCGTGTCCTTTTTGCAATGTTAAATAAGTTTGCAACCGAAGAAGCTAAAAATTTTCAACTCATAGTAACCGAGCATGCAAATCTCCGGGACGAGTGGTTTCAAGATTCTATTGTAGAGGTACCATGGACGAAACCACCAGCGCTAGTTCCTGAAGAATGGGAAGGCGTTTCTTAA
- a CDS encoding three component ABC system middle component, whose amino-acid sequence MKPWNSRPREIRNLFNPAFCGLVLARGVEGFTETAHRPMPFSLTLLILPLCLHKRTRDQIKEARRAYFTKILQEHPEIRVDLAKRSRGLLPYTMEAFAYLAACNAIIVDESGSIALRENTVRKRIIGTKDTKDCQAVARSLGRKLALINDRVTIYSTLGIRP is encoded by the coding sequence ATGAAACCCTGGAACAGCCGCCCTCGTGAAATTCGGAATTTGTTCAACCCCGCGTTCTGCGGTCTTGTTCTAGCTCGTGGCGTGGAAGGTTTCACCGAAACAGCCCATCGCCCAATGCCTTTTTCGCTCACCCTTTTAATCCTGCCCCTCTGTCTGCATAAACGAACTAGAGATCAAATTAAGGAGGCACGTCGTGCATATTTCACTAAGATTCTTCAAGAGCACCCTGAGATTCGTGTTGATTTAGCTAAGAGATCCCGTGGGTTATTACCATACACAATGGAAGCTTTTGCCTACCTCGCGGCCTGTAATGCAATCATTGTTGATGAATCAGGTTCGATTGCACTGAGGGAAAATACTGTTCGAAAAAGGATCATTGGCACAAAGGACACTAAAGATTGCCAAGCGGTAGCCCGCTCACTTGGGAGAAAGCTGGCATTAATCAATGACAGAGTCACAATATATTCAACTTTAGGTATTCGGCCATGA